A window from Falco naumanni isolate bFalNau1 chromosome 3, bFalNau1.pat, whole genome shotgun sequence encodes these proteins:
- the LOC121084494 gene encoding guanylin-like, with protein MKGFLCFTVLAVLLLVHGSQAVYVQDGDMKFSLESVKKLKELMDETRHASPRMVVSKTSYSPCDEKDLPEEFQPVCKREDASMVFERLNLAVRDADLCEICANAACAGCF; from the exons ATGAAAGGCTTTCTTTGCTTTACAGTCCTTGCAGTCCTTTTACTGGTACACGGCTCCCAGGCAGTCTACGTTCAG GATGGAGACATGAAATTCTCCCTTGAGTCTGTGAAGAAGCTAAAGGAGCTGATGGATGAGACCAGACACGCCAGTCCTCGCATGGTGGTTTCAAAGACTAGCTATTCTCCATGTGATGAAAAAGATCTCCCTGAGGAGTTCCAACCTGTGTGCAAAAGAGAAGATGCATCCATGGTTTTTGAGAGGCTGA ACCTGGCTGTCCGAGATGCTGATTTGTGTGAAATCTGCGCCAATGCTGCCTGCGCAGGTTGCTTTTGA